In Bacillota bacterium, one genomic interval encodes:
- a CDS encoding energy-coupling factor transporter ATPase, with product MSILVEGLTHVYLPGTPMEVVALEDVSLEIGDGEFFAIIGPTGSGKSTLIQHFNGLLRPTRGRVVVNGLDISDRRVNLRRVRQQVGLVFQYPEQQLFEETVRADVAFGPRNLGYAPEEVERRVEQALEMVGLGREILDRSPFELSGGQMRRVAIAGVLAMGPCVLVLDEPTAGLDPRGREEILSRIRALHANYGLTVVLVSHQMEDVARLATRVAVLHRGRLLTTGSPREVFSRAEMLEEVGLGIPAVTRVMRLLRQQGWPVREDILSEEEAEEELVRVLGSGGTGAGGANPGGVREGRGAP from the coding sequence GTGTCCATACTGGTTGAGGGGCTGACCCACGTATACCTGCCCGGCACCCCCATGGAAGTGGTGGCGCTGGAGGATGTGAGCCTGGAGATCGGGGACGGGGAATTCTTCGCCATCATCGGCCCTACCGGTTCCGGCAAGTCCACCCTCATCCAGCACTTCAACGGGCTCCTCCGGCCCACCCGGGGGCGCGTGGTGGTGAACGGCCTGGATATTTCTGACCGCCGGGTGAACCTGCGCCGGGTGCGCCAGCAGGTGGGCCTGGTGTTCCAGTATCCCGAGCAGCAACTGTTCGAGGAGACGGTGCGGGCGGACGTGGCATTCGGCCCGCGCAACCTGGGTTATGCCCCCGAGGAGGTCGAGCGCCGGGTAGAGCAGGCCCTGGAGATGGTGGGGCTGGGCCGGGAGATCCTGGACCGCTCCCCTTTCGAACTGTCGGGGGGACAGATGCGGCGGGTGGCCATCGCCGGGGTACTGGCCATGGGCCCCTGTGTCCTCGTGCTGGACGAGCCCACCGCGGGGCTGGATCCCCGGGGTCGGGAAGAGATCCTCTCCCGGATCAGGGCATTGCACGCCAACTATGGGCTCACCGTGGTCCTGGTCTCCCACCAGATGGAGGACGTGGCCCGGCTGGCCACCCGGGTGGCTGTGCTGCACCGGGGCCGCCTGCTCACCACCGGTTCTCCCCGTGAGGTGTTCTCGCGGGCGGAAATGCTGGAGGAGGTGGGGCTGGGCATCCCCGCCGTCACCCGGGTGATGCGGCTTCTGCGCCAGCAGGGGTGGCCCGTGCGGGAGGACATCCTGAGCGAGGAAGAGGCGGAGGAAGAACTGGTGCGGGTCCTGGGTTCCGGTGGGACGGGTGCGGGCGGTGCCAACCCCGGCGGGGTGCGGGAAGGGAGGGGGGCGCCGTGA
- a CDS encoding energy-coupling factor transporter transmembrane protein EcfT produces MFSGAPFGQFYPGESLIHRLDPRTKIVVTAALVVVLFFLYRWPAFLILGVALLAAQAMAGIPLRLLWRSMRSILAIIVFTFILQLFMTPGPVWFRVGPLTATYPGMRMGMVTAGRLVLLILSTSLLTFTTSPIALTDGLEYLLRPLRRVGVPAHEIAMMMSIALRFIPTLLEEADKIMKAQMARGADFHTGNVIRRARSMVPILVPLFVGAFRRADDLAMAMEARCYRGGEGRTRLRVLRMTAPDFAALAGSALLMTLALVLR; encoded by the coding sequence ATGTTCAGCGGGGCTCCCTTCGGCCAGTTCTACCCCGGTGAATCTCTGATCCACCGGCTGGATCCCCGCACCAAGATCGTGGTCACGGCTGCCCTGGTGGTGGTGCTGTTTTTCCTTTACCGGTGGCCAGCATTCCTGATCCTGGGGGTGGCGCTGCTGGCGGCCCAGGCGATGGCGGGCATCCCCCTGCGCCTGCTCTGGCGAAGCATGAGGTCCATACTGGCCATCATCGTCTTTACTTTCATTCTGCAACTTTTCATGACTCCGGGACCGGTGTGGTTCCGTGTGGGGCCCCTCACCGCTACCTATCCGGGAATGCGCATGGGGATGGTCACTGCCGGCCGCCTGGTGCTCCTGATCCTTTCCACCTCGCTCCTGACCTTCACTACCTCTCCCATCGCCCTCACCGACGGGCTGGAGTACCTGCTCCGGCCCCTGCGGCGGGTGGGAGTGCCCGCCCACGAGATCGCTATGATGATGTCGATCGCGCTGCGTTTCATCCCCACCCTGCTGGAGGAAGCGGATAAGATAATGAAGGCCCAGATGGCCCGCGGGGCCGACTTCCACACCGGAAACGTGATCCGGCGGGCCCGCAGCATGGTGCCCATCCTGGTGCCCCTCTTCGTGGGGGCGTTCCGGAGGGCGGACGACCTGGCCATGGCCATGGAGGCCCGTTGCTACCGGGGTGGGGAGGGACGCACCCGCCTGCGCGTGCTGCGCATGACCGCCCCGGACTTCGCTGCCCTGGCCGGCTCGGCCCTCCTGATGACCCTGGCCCTGGTGCTGCGTTGA
- the truA gene encoding tRNA pseudouridine(38-40) synthase TruA produces MGSHPRNVKLVVQYDGTAYAGFQRQKGLPTVQEELEKALAACCGEPVRVIGAGRTDAGVHARGQVVNFFTRGTIPTERIPWALAALLPEDIVVTQAEEVPPSFHARFSARGKVYSYSFWVAPFPSPFWRRYALHVRAPLDREAMERAAATLLGRHDFRAFRGEGSAVRSTVRTLRHLAVQDVPDTPLLRLVAEADGFLYHMMRTLAGTLLEVGRGRIPPEQVEQALRSGDRTLAGPTLPPHGLCLEQVLY; encoded by the coding sequence ATGGGGTCGCACCCGCGCAACGTGAAGCTCGTCGTGCAGTACGACGGTACCGCCTACGCTGGCTTTCAGCGCCAGAAGGGTCTCCCCACCGTGCAGGAGGAGCTGGAGAAGGCTCTGGCGGCGTGCTGCGGGGAACCGGTGCGGGTGATCGGAGCCGGGCGCACCGATGCCGGGGTGCACGCCCGCGGCCAGGTGGTGAACTTCTTCACCCGGGGGACCATCCCCACGGAGCGCATTCCCTGGGCCCTGGCTGCCCTGCTTCCCGAGGACATCGTGGTGACCCAGGCCGAAGAGGTGCCACCCTCCTTTCACGCCCGCTTCTCGGCCCGGGGCAAGGTTTACAGCTACAGCTTTTGGGTAGCCCCGTTCCCGTCCCCGTTCTGGCGCCGCTACGCCCTGCACGTGCGAGCTCCCCTGGACCGGGAGGCCATGGAGCGGGCTGCCGCCACCCTGCTGGGCAGGCACGACTTCCGGGCCTTCCGGGGGGAGGGTTCGGCGGTGCGCTCCACCGTGCGCACCCTGAGGCACCTCGCCGTGCAGGACGTGCCTGATACACCTCTGCTACGCCTGGTGGCAGAGGCGGATGGTTTTCTGTACCACATGATGCGCACCCTGGCCGGCACCCTTCTGGAAGTGGGGCGGGGCCGCATCCCGCCGGAGCAGGTGGAGCAGGCCCTGCGCTCGGGGGACCGCACCCTGGCCGGTCCCACTCTGCCCCCGCACGGCCTCTGCCTTGAGCAGGTGCTTTACTGA